Below is a genomic region from Desulfonatronum sp. SC1.
CAAGACCCTGGGCGGTTCGCGGGTGGCCTTCGGGGCCACGGTGGAGCTGGAGGATCTGGATACCGAGGAGATCAAGAAATACACGCTTCTTGGCCCGGATGAGGCTGATCCCAACGAAGGCAGCATCTCCATCGCTTCCCCCGTGGCCCGTGCTCTGCTGGGCAAGGAAGAGGGCGATGAAGTGGTGGTGGACGCGCCGCGGGGCAAAATCCGCTACGAAATCATCTCGCTGAACTACAATTATTGATCTTTGGGCCGGGCTGCATGGGTGAGGGGGAGCTGAACATGGACATTCACATCGGACTGGAACTGCTTCTGGACGTAGTCAAGCCCGTGCTGGGCGGGGACGGGCTGGCCCGGCATGAGGGCATGGCCGTGTTCGTGTCCGGTGCGTTGCCGGGGCAGCGCGTGCTGGCTCGAATCAGCTCGGTCAAAGCCCGGCACGCCAAGGCCGAACTGGTCGAGGTTCTGGAGCAGTCCCCGGATTGCGTGCCGCCGGTCTGCCGGCATTTCGGCGTCTGCGGCGGGTGCGACTGGCTGCACATGGATTACGGTCGGCAGTTGCACTGGAAGCGGGAACTGGTCCGGGAGTCGCTGCGCCACCTCGCCGCCGCGGACGTCCAAGTGGCGCCGACCATCGCCTCGCCGCTGACCCACGGCTACCGGAACAAAATGGAGTTCGCCGCGGCCACGACCATCGTAACCGGCGCAAGCGACATCCGGGGTTGGACCTCGGCCAGGGCTGGAGTGGCCGTGGGCTTGCGTCCACGAGGGCTGGCCAACGCGGTCGTGCCTGTCCAGTCCTGTGCGCTCTGCCCACAGGCCATGGTCGACGCGGGAAATCTGGTCGGGAAGTGGGCCGAGGAAGCCGGACTGCCGGCGTACGATCCGGACACGGGGCGCGGTTTCTTGCGGCATGTGGTCCTGCGTCGCGGGACCGATCCGGGTCACCTGATGGTTTCCTTGATCACCAGCAACGATCCTCGGGGCAAAGAGGTAGGTCCACCCCTTGCGGAATACATGGCGAAAAAACTGCCGCATCATTCCTTGACGGCTATCTCCGTGATCCACGAGACACGCAAAAGCCGCACCCTGGTGGCCCAGGGCGAGCGGACCGTGTCCGTCACCGGATCAAAGGAACTGATCCATGTACTGGGAGACCTGGAACTGGCCATTTCCAGCCGGGCCTTTTTCCAGGTCAATTCCGGGGCCGCTGAAAAGCTTCGGGACGTTGTCGCGGATTTCGCGGAACTGAAGGGGCAAGATACCGTATGGGACCTGTATTCCGGGGTAGGCGCCATGGCGCTGAGCTTGGCCGGGAAAGCGGCCCGGATAGTCGGCTTTGAAACCGAACCGCAAGCCGTAAGGGACGCTCAGGCCAATGCCCGGCGGAACGGGATAGCCAATTGCCGCTTTGAGCCCGGAGACGTGAGCCGGACCATCCCTCAAGTTCTCGGCGGGGCTTCTCCAAAGCGTCCGGACGTGATCGTCGCCGATCCACCCCGAGCCGGAATGCGGGCCGACGTTGTGGACCGTCTGCTGGAAATCGGTGCGCCAAAGCTGATCCTGGTCTCCTGCGACCCGGCCACCCTGGCCCGGGACGTCAAGCGGCTGGCCACGGGCTATCGCCTGGGCCGGGTCCAACCGGTTGACATGTTTCCCCACACCTCGCATATCGAGTGCGTCGTCGAACTTGTCGCGCGGTAGGGCTTGGCGAGGGTCTCACCCTGAAGGCATGTTTCCCGTTCGATGCGCCCTTGACTCTTTTCTCGGCCAAAACGGGACGAGCACACTATCCACACAGAGACATTGACAT
It encodes:
- the rlmD gene encoding 23S rRNA (uracil(1939)-C(5))-methyltransferase RlmD; translated protein: MDIHIGLELLLDVVKPVLGGDGLARHEGMAVFVSGALPGQRVLARISSVKARHAKAELVEVLEQSPDCVPPVCRHFGVCGGCDWLHMDYGRQLHWKRELVRESLRHLAAADVQVAPTIASPLTHGYRNKMEFAAATTIVTGASDIRGWTSARAGVAVGLRPRGLANAVVPVQSCALCPQAMVDAGNLVGKWAEEAGLPAYDPDTGRGFLRHVVLRRGTDPGHLMVSLITSNDPRGKEVGPPLAEYMAKKLPHHSLTAISVIHETRKSRTLVAQGERTVSVTGSKELIHVLGDLELAISSRAFFQVNSGAAEKLRDVVADFAELKGQDTVWDLYSGVGAMALSLAGKAARIVGFETEPQAVRDAQANARRNGIANCRFEPGDVSRTIPQVLGGASPKRPDVIVADPPRAGMRADVVDRLLEIGAPKLILVSCDPATLARDVKRLATGYRLGRVQPVDMFPHTSHIECVVELVAR
- the greA gene encoding transcription elongation factor GreA, whose translation is MDSIPITVEGFRKLERELDRLKRERPEIIEAIKVAREEGDLRENAGYEAARERQGMLEAKIKYIESRMGRFNVIDPKTLGGSRVAFGATVELEDLDTEEIKKYTLLGPDEADPNEGSISIASPVARALLGKEEGDEVVVDAPRGKIRYEIISLNYNY